A region of Granulicella sibirica DNA encodes the following proteins:
- the ftsH gene encoding ATP-dependent zinc metalloprotease FtsH, which translates to MNSTVKQILIWVCMVACLVFAWQFVAKSTGMGKDNQLSFSDVLTKADEGNVADVTVNGPELTGHMKGSKDQFHTTIPANYPDMYKTLRDHGVNINVKDPNANAWVGVLFQFAPILLLLALFFFMMRQMQSGGNKALSFGKSRARLLSMQQKKITFKDVAGVDEAKEELKEIIEFLREAQKFQRLGGRIPKGVLLVGPPGTGKTLLARAVAGEANVPFFSISGSDFVEMFVGVGASRVRDLFEQGKKNAPCIIFIDEIDAVGRHRGAGLGGGHDEREQTLNQLLVEMDGFESNDGVILIAATNRPDVLDPALLRPGRFDRRVIVDRPDIKGREEVLRVHAKKVPMAEDVNLNVLARGTPGFSGADLANMVNEAALTAARFNRKSVHMYDFEVAKDKVLMGAERKSMLLSEDDKKDTAYHEAGHVLVAAKRNHSDPLHKVTIIPRGMALGVTMHLPEEDKHTVTSDYLETQLAILMGGRCAEEIFMGRKTTGAGNDIVRATELARKMVCEYGMSNLGPLTYGKKEEQIFLGREIAQARDYSDDTANKIDAAVRAFVDEGYRSAYEILDTHHDVMHRMATALLERETLDAVEISLLIEGKELPAARSPLSAADPGPGDTQEVLKPGSGRKPGFGEGHPTPA; encoded by the coding sequence TTGAATTCGACTGTCAAACAAATTTTGATTTGGGTCTGCATGGTCGCCTGTCTTGTCTTTGCCTGGCAATTCGTCGCCAAGAGCACGGGCATGGGCAAGGATAACCAGCTTAGCTTCAGTGACGTTCTCACCAAGGCCGACGAGGGTAACGTCGCCGACGTCACAGTTAACGGACCCGAGCTCACCGGCCACATGAAGGGAAGCAAGGATCAATTCCACACCACGATCCCCGCCAACTATCCCGACATGTACAAAACCCTGCGCGACCATGGCGTGAACATCAACGTCAAGGACCCGAACGCGAACGCCTGGGTTGGCGTGCTGTTCCAGTTCGCCCCCATCCTGCTTCTGCTCGCGCTCTTCTTCTTCATGATGCGCCAGATGCAGTCCGGCGGAAACAAGGCCCTCAGCTTCGGCAAGAGCCGCGCCCGCCTGCTCTCCATGCAGCAGAAGAAGATCACCTTCAAGGATGTCGCCGGTGTTGACGAGGCCAAGGAAGAGCTCAAGGAGATCATTGAGTTCCTCCGCGAAGCCCAGAAGTTCCAGCGCCTCGGTGGCCGTATCCCCAAGGGTGTCCTGCTCGTCGGACCTCCGGGAACCGGTAAGACCCTGCTCGCCCGCGCGGTTGCCGGCGAAGCGAATGTTCCCTTCTTCTCCATCTCCGGTTCTGACTTCGTCGAGATGTTCGTCGGCGTCGGAGCAAGCCGCGTCCGCGACCTCTTCGAGCAGGGCAAGAAGAACGCCCCCTGCATCATCTTCATCGACGAAATCGACGCAGTCGGCCGTCACCGTGGCGCAGGCCTCGGCGGCGGACACGACGAGCGTGAGCAAACCCTCAACCAGCTCCTGGTCGAGATGGACGGCTTCGAATCGAACGACGGCGTCATCCTCATCGCCGCCACCAACCGCCCTGACGTCCTTGATCCGGCCCTTCTCCGTCCCGGCCGCTTTGATCGCCGCGTCATCGTCGACCGCCCCGACATCAAGGGCCGCGAAGAGGTTCTCCGCGTCCACGCCAAGAAGGTTCCGATGGCGGAAGACGTCAACCTCAACGTGCTGGCTCGTGGGACACCGGGTTTCTCCGGCGCGGACCTCGCGAACATGGTCAACGAGGCTGCCCTTACCGCTGCCCGCTTCAATCGCAAGTCGGTCCACATGTACGACTTCGAAGTGGCGAAGGATAAGGTCCTCATGGGAGCCGAGCGCAAGTCCATGCTCCTCTCCGAAGACGACAAGAAGGACACCGCCTATCACGAGGCCGGTCACGTTCTCGTCGCCGCTAAGCGCAACCACTCCGACCCCCTTCACAAGGTCACCATCATCCCCCGAGGCATGGCCCTCGGCGTGACGATGCACCTTCCCGAAGAGGACAAGCACACCGTCACCAGCGACTATCTCGAGACTCAGCTCGCCATCCTCATGGGTGGACGCTGCGCCGAAGAGATCTTCATGGGACGCAAGACGACAGGTGCCGGCAACGACATCGTCCGCGCCACGGAACTCGCCCGCAAGATGGTCTGCGAGTACGGTATGAGCAACCTCGGCCCCCTGACCTACGGCAAGAAGGAAGAGCAGATCTTCCTCGGCCGCGAGATCGCCCAGGCCCGCGACTACTCGGACGACACGGCAAACAAGATCGATGCCGCCGTTCGCGCCTTCGTCGACGAGGGATATCGCTCCGCGTACGAGATCCTCGACACCCACCACGACGTCATGCACCGGATGGCAACCGCCCTTCTCGAGCGCGAGACCCTTGACGCCGTCGAGATCAGCCTGCTCATTGAGGGCAAGGAGCTGCCCGCAGCCCGCTCGCCTCTCTCGGCGGCCGATCCCGGACCCGGCGACACGCAGGAAGTTCTCAAGCCCGGAAGCGGACGCAAGCCCGGCTTCGGCGAAGGCCACCCCACCCCCGCATAA
- the tilS gene encoding tRNA lysidine(34) synthetase TilS, with product MPLLPFDRTHLTPGTRVCVAISGGADSVALLTALHTANTLPRESLGVGLSAVHVHHGLRAEEADADAAFVQDLCTRLNIPLQTHHTSVPAHVEQTGETIEEAARTLRYEIFHKLLAEGHADVLLTAHTLDDQAETVLMKLLRGAWTEGLSAIHPVLTLPKGKILRPLLDTSRAQIVALLTETAQPWREDSSNASPAHTRNRLRHDILPILRAENPSLDRTLANLAELAREEETRWQTELSRLLPQILLPGKPVRGGGRSVGTAPGSAAVAIELDRLRALDAPTRRRVLRAAARSLGPNGPRLSFDETARLLSLCGFRHDPTVAARPGTILALSQNLRAERSPRELRLYLQPSAIPQK from the coding sequence ATGCCTTTGCTCCCCTTCGACCGCACCCACCTCACCCCCGGCACCCGCGTCTGCGTCGCCATCTCCGGCGGAGCCGACTCCGTAGCCCTCCTCACCGCGCTCCACACCGCGAATACCCTCCCCCGCGAGTCACTCGGCGTCGGCCTCTCCGCCGTCCACGTCCACCACGGCCTCCGCGCCGAAGAAGCCGACGCCGACGCCGCCTTCGTCCAGGATCTCTGCACCCGCCTCAACATCCCCCTGCAAACCCACCACACCTCGGTCCCCGCCCACGTCGAACAAACGGGGGAAACAATAGAAGAAGCCGCCCGCACCCTCCGCTACGAGATCTTCCACAAGCTACTCGCCGAAGGCCATGCGGACGTCCTCCTCACAGCCCACACCCTCGACGACCAGGCCGAAACCGTCCTCATGAAGCTCCTGCGCGGGGCCTGGACCGAGGGCCTCTCCGCCATCCACCCCGTCCTCACCCTCCCCAAAGGCAAAATCCTCCGCCCGCTCCTCGACACCAGCCGAGCCCAGATCGTCGCCCTCCTCACTGAAACCGCGCAGCCCTGGCGCGAAGACTCCTCGAACGCCAGCCCCGCCCACACCCGCAACCGCTTGCGTCACGACATCCTTCCCATCCTCCGCGCTGAAAACCCATCCCTCGACCGCACCCTGGCGAACCTCGCCGAACTAGCCCGTGAGGAAGAAACCCGCTGGCAGACCGAACTGAGCCGCCTGCTCCCCCAGATCCTCCTCCCCGGCAAACCCGTTCGCGGCGGTGGACGCTCCGTCGGCACCGCCCCCGGTTCAGCCGCCGTCGCCATCGAACTCGACCGCCTCCGTGCCCTCGATGCACCCACCCGCCGCCGTGTCCTCCGCGCCGCCGCCCGCTCCCTGGGCCCCAACGGCCCGCGACTCAGCTTCGACGAGACCGCCCGCCTCCTCTCCCTCTGCGGCTTCCGCCATGACCCCACCGTCGCCGCCCGCCCCGGCACCATCCTCGCTCTCTCCCAGAACCTCCGCGCCGAGCGATCCCCCCGCGAACTTCGCCTCTACCTCCAGCCCTCCGCAATCCCCCAAAAGTAA
- a CDS encoding ankyrin repeat domain-containing protein yields MPDADIARSLAELSEGRTDLISDLLAAGLSANFVDQHGVSLIQHCAYYGDVTAIKLLLAQGASLATLGLDLGITGAAFHGHWRLCHFLLEQGANPNHTDSENGETPLHAALCTNDRAAHDQVLAVLLAAGADPNAATRPGADTGGFMRDVRTKGETPLHRAAAFGTEDTITMLLDAGASKELRDANGDSPLSWASWYLRPNPILRLLLFGNYRIHPQNKSMRANLIGKPLPTPQT; encoded by the coding sequence ATGCCTGATGCCGACATCGCACGCAGCCTCGCCGAACTCTCCGAAGGCCGCACCGACCTCATCTCCGATCTTCTGGCCGCTGGCCTTTCCGCTAACTTCGTCGATCAGCACGGCGTCTCCCTGATCCAGCACTGCGCCTACTACGGCGACGTCACCGCCATAAAACTCCTTCTGGCGCAGGGCGCGAGCCTCGCCACGCTTGGCCTCGACCTCGGCATCACGGGCGCTGCCTTCCACGGCCACTGGCGCCTCTGCCACTTTCTCCTCGAACAAGGTGCCAACCCCAACCACACCGATTCCGAGAATGGCGAAACTCCCCTCCACGCGGCGCTCTGCACGAACGACCGCGCCGCCCATGACCAGGTCCTCGCCGTCCTCCTCGCCGCCGGAGCCGATCCCAACGCCGCCACCAGGCCTGGAGCCGACACCGGCGGTTTCATGCGGGACGTCCGCACCAAGGGCGAAACGCCCCTCCACCGAGCCGCCGCCTTCGGCACCGAAGACACCATCACCATGCTCCTTGATGCCGGAGCCAGCAAAGAACTCCGAGACGCCAACGGAGACAGCCCTCTTTCCTGGGCAAGCTGGTACCTTCGCCCCAACCCGATCCTCCGTCTTCTCCTCTTCGGCAACTACCGTATCCACCCGCAGAATAAATCCATGCGCGCCAACCTGATCGGCAAGCCTCTGCCCACGCCTCAGACATAG
- a CDS encoding putative signal transducing protein, whose product MSDGELHRLATQYDSLTDEAQLLLRAEFAHRSMEPPFIEESAHEVLQGVATIRQYRDQGEAMLARSVLESAGVSCFLRDENTVRIDWLWSNLMGGIRLQVAEEDVAAAEAILTQPIPTRILQPGEPDYEQPQCPKCHSLDITYETLDRKVAATSLLILGIPLPSPIERDTWLCHNCGTKWTDDPDASGENSHA is encoded by the coding sequence ATGAGCGACGGCGAACTCCACCGTCTCGCCACCCAGTACGACTCCCTTACCGACGAAGCCCAGCTCCTGCTCCGCGCCGAGTTCGCACATCGCTCGATGGAGCCGCCTTTCATCGAAGAATCCGCCCACGAAGTCCTGCAAGGGGTAGCCACGATCCGCCAATATCGCGATCAGGGCGAGGCCATGCTCGCGCGTAGCGTCCTCGAATCAGCCGGAGTCTCCTGCTTTCTGCGAGACGAAAACACCGTCCGCATCGACTGGCTCTGGTCGAACCTCATGGGAGGCATCCGCCTTCAAGTCGCCGAAGAAGATGTCGCCGCAGCCGAAGCGATCCTCACCCAGCCGATCCCAACTCGCATCCTCCAGCCCGGAGAGCCCGACTACGAACAGCCGCAATGCCCCAAATGCCATTCCCTCGACATCACCTATGAGACCCTGGACCGCAAGGTAGCCGCCACGTCCCTGCTCATTCTCGGCATCCCGCTCCCGAGTCCGATCGAGCGCGATACCTGGCTCTGCCATAACTGCGGCACCAAATGGACCGACGATCCTGACGCCTCCGGAGAGAACTCCCATGCCTGA
- the ispD gene encoding 2-C-methyl-D-erythritol 4-phosphate cytidylyltransferase, which produces MRVFCILPAAGIGTRMAAGGATPVAPKQFLTIAGTPILVHSLRAFAAVPRVEKIIVAVRATEMERVAAQVAEFGLTEKVVVVTGGDHRQESVSHALAALDCAEDDVVLVHDAVRPLIDSATIERTIDAVVKHGAAIVGLPAVDTIKQVERTADGAIITSTIPRERVVQAQTPQGALCGLMRKAFAEAEADGFAGTDEASLLERAGVQVAVVAGSARNFKVTQPGDLELAEFYFDVMSKTLAGAK; this is translated from the coding sequence ATGCGAGTCTTTTGTATTCTTCCAGCAGCGGGTATCGGGACGCGGATGGCCGCGGGTGGCGCGACGCCGGTCGCTCCGAAACAGTTTCTTACTATCGCGGGTACGCCGATTCTTGTGCATTCGTTGCGGGCGTTTGCGGCGGTGCCGCGGGTGGAGAAGATCATCGTCGCGGTAAGAGCGACCGAGATGGAGCGCGTAGCGGCTCAGGTGGCAGAGTTTGGGCTGACCGAAAAGGTCGTCGTGGTGACGGGTGGGGATCATCGCCAAGAGTCGGTGAGCCACGCGCTGGCGGCGCTCGACTGCGCGGAGGACGATGTCGTGCTGGTGCACGACGCGGTTCGGCCGCTGATCGATTCGGCCACGATTGAGCGGACGATCGATGCAGTCGTGAAACATGGGGCGGCGATTGTTGGGCTCCCGGCAGTGGATACGATCAAGCAGGTAGAGCGGACGGCGGATGGGGCGATCATTACGTCGACCATTCCCCGGGAGCGCGTGGTGCAGGCGCAGACGCCGCAGGGAGCGCTGTGCGGGTTGATGCGGAAGGCGTTCGCGGAGGCCGAGGCGGATGGATTTGCCGGGACCGATGAGGCGAGTCTGCTGGAGCGTGCCGGTGTGCAGGTGGCGGTGGTGGCGGGGTCGGCGCGGAACTTCAAGGTGACGCAGCCGGGGGATCTGGAGTTGGCCGAGTTCTATTTTGATGTCATGTCAAAGACGCTGGCAGGTGCGAAATGA
- the ispF gene encoding 2-C-methyl-D-erythritol 2,4-cyclodiphosphate synthase: MSMRIGYGFDSHAFKAGVPLVIGGLKIEHSEGLAGHSDGDVLLHAITDALLGAVSAGDIGSFFPPSDARWKNADSSIFLQTALEEIAVAGYRIVNIDTVLVLAAPKIGPIAGELRERVAELLGVKPGEVGIKAKTPEGLNQDHVAVAHATVLLESATSPEQLTAMTAAADTEDQMNAVVKTLVGDSRDVSALGRKVPAFDTDDLT, from the coding sequence ATGAGCATGAGAATCGGATACGGCTTCGACTCGCACGCATTCAAGGCGGGTGTGCCGCTGGTGATTGGCGGTTTGAAGATCGAGCACAGCGAAGGTCTCGCCGGACATTCGGATGGGGATGTGCTTCTGCATGCCATCACCGACGCCTTGCTTGGCGCAGTTTCGGCTGGGGATATTGGCAGTTTCTTTCCGCCGAGCGATGCGCGGTGGAAGAACGCTGACTCGTCGATCTTCCTGCAGACGGCGCTGGAGGAGATTGCGGTGGCGGGGTACCGGATCGTGAATATAGATACAGTGCTCGTGCTTGCGGCCCCGAAGATTGGGCCGATTGCCGGGGAACTGCGGGAGCGGGTGGCAGAGTTGCTCGGCGTAAAGCCGGGCGAGGTGGGAATCAAGGCGAAGACGCCGGAGGGGCTGAACCAGGACCACGTGGCGGTGGCGCATGCGACGGTTCTGCTGGAGAGTGCTACCAGTCCAGAGCAGTTGACTGCGATGACGGCGGCGGCTGATACGGAGGACCAGATGAATGCTGTCGTGAAGACGCTCGTGGGCGACTCGCGGGATGTGTCGGCGCTTGGGCGTAAGGTTCCGGCGTTCGATACGGATGATCTGACATAA
- a CDS encoding sugar phosphate isomerase/epimerase family protein has translation MKSIGRREFLSGAAKVAGVVGVGAAWPGLAWADPLGLPIGIQLYTVGSDIQADAPAAIRKISAIGYKEVETAGFGSLKTAAEFRKALDDNGLKCPSAHVGFDLANLGKSFDDVNALGCKYATSSVPRMMIMPPIDLTTASEEQRKTWLGSVMSPMTEEDSKRLADAMNKVGDAASKAGLTFASHNHTEQFSPVGNGTAFDYLVDHTDPKNVKFEIDCGWATVAGFKPADLVKKHPDRVKMLHIKDFLPFPKGASTGGPIRPKGSEIGQGVVNYKEIFAGVKGRGIEHIFVEQEGPYARMPAMQAAEVDYKYLHGLPG, from the coding sequence ATGAAATCGATCGGGCGGAGAGAGTTTCTTAGCGGTGCGGCGAAGGTCGCGGGCGTTGTTGGTGTTGGCGCGGCATGGCCTGGGTTAGCGTGGGCCGATCCTCTTGGGCTGCCGATCGGGATTCAGTTGTATACCGTTGGCTCGGATATCCAGGCGGATGCTCCGGCGGCAATTAGGAAAATTTCTGCCATTGGGTACAAGGAGGTCGAGACGGCTGGTTTCGGCTCGCTCAAGACGGCTGCCGAGTTTCGCAAGGCTCTGGACGACAACGGGCTGAAGTGCCCGAGCGCGCACGTAGGGTTCGACCTGGCTAACCTCGGGAAGTCATTCGACGATGTGAATGCGCTTGGCTGCAAGTACGCTACCTCGTCGGTTCCGCGAATGATGATCATGCCTCCGATCGACCTTACGACCGCCAGTGAGGAGCAAAGGAAGACGTGGCTTGGGTCGGTGATGTCTCCGATGACGGAAGAGGACAGCAAGCGCCTTGCCGATGCTATGAACAAGGTGGGCGATGCGGCGAGCAAAGCCGGGCTGACGTTCGCCTCGCACAACCATACGGAGCAGTTTTCCCCAGTCGGCAACGGTACGGCGTTCGACTATCTTGTGGACCACACCGACCCAAAGAACGTGAAGTTCGAGATCGACTGCGGCTGGGCCACGGTTGCTGGATTCAAACCGGCAGACCTGGTGAAGAAGCATCCGGACCGGGTGAAGATGCTGCACATCAAGGATTTTCTGCCGTTTCCGAAGGGCGCGAGCACTGGCGGTCCGATTCGGCCGAAGGGCTCCGAGATCGGCCAGGGCGTCGTGAACTACAAGGAGATCTTCGCCGGGGTGAAGGGGCGGGGGATCGAGCACATCTTTGTCGAGCAGGAAGGGCCGTACGCCCGCATGCCGGCGATGCAGGCCGCGGAGGTCGATTACAAGTATCTTCATGGCTTGCCCGGTTAG